TTCCCAGCTTCGTAAACCATTCGGCAAAATCAATACCTTCATTCTCCAGATTAGTCTTCAGAAATCCACCTCCGGGACACATAATAACACTGCTTCCATTGGGCCTGTCACAAGTAAAAACAAATAAAGTTCCTTCGGAAGCATTTTCTACGATTCCAATCAGTTCGGCATTGTCCACTTTCGACAAATCATAGGTCGTCATGGATAAGTCCTCATACAAGCTAATACAAATTAATTTCTTCATATCGATTAATGTTTAAGTTTCTTCCCTATTTTATGAACAACAGAAGGACCGGAATAAATAAATGCCGAATAAATCTGTACCATATCGGCCCCTTGGGAAATCATATCGGCTGCATCCTCTGCTGTCATTATTCCTCCTGCCCCGATAATCAGAAAGTGGCGGTCGGTGTGCTCGGACAGATAATGCACTACCTTCTGCGATTTCTTTCCGATACCCCGACCACTGACGCCACCGTTACCGATCTTTTCCAACTGTTTTGTTTTTGTCTGATGCAATTCTGAGCGGTCCATCGTCGGACCCGTGGCTATAAAGCCTTCTATGGAATATTTATATGCAAGGGAAATGACCAGATCCAATTCCTTCTCATCAATATCCGCCGGGAGCTTAATGAAAATACTGCACCGTTTGTTCACTGCCTCACGGAATGTTGTGAAGTTTTCTAAAACTTTAGCAAATGATTCTTTATCTATACTACCCCAGTTCAACGTAAAATAATCTACACTTTCATATAAACGAGTGAAAACCAGCTCAAAATCTTTGATGATCTGCTCACCGACAGAAAGCGGATTCTTATTGATATTTACTCCGAGTATGTAAGAATGTTTTCTGTGTCTTCTGATATGCGCCAGAGCTACATCGACACCGCAATTATTGAACCCTGTACGTGAGATCAGTGATTCGTCTTCTACCAGCCTGAAGATACGGGAAGAAGGATTTCCCGGTTGATAATCAGGAGTTACAGTCCCCACTTCCAGAAATCCGAAACCAAAATCTGCCAACTCATCAAATGTTTCCGCATTTTTATCGAATCCGGCAGACAAGCCTATCCGGTTTTTGAATCGCAGACTTCCGTATGAAAAAGGTTCGTCCACTTGATAGTGTCCTCTTACGCATGCACGAACCGGAAGCAGATAGCGATAGATTCTTAACCAGTTCAAGAGCATCCGATGTACTTTTTCAGGATCAATGAGAAATAATAACGGTCTAACGATTAAATTATACATTTTCAATTATCTGTTTTTTAGATTAAAGATATGAATCCACACTCAGGAAATAACTTCTTCCTAGTGCTCTTACGTATGCAAAGTAAGACCTTTTTGAGCAGATATTGAAGTTCATTTTTTTTATACCCGATAACTTTTGATTATCCCTGCTTCTTATTGCCTGTATATTGGGTACAAAATTCCTTTTTAATCGTCCTCCTATAAAAGTATAAAAGCGATTAGATGAAAATGAATAAAAAGAGATTAATCGGATATCTGTTTGTAATGGTCTCTGCAGGATGTATTCATGCGCAGGAGAAAAAAGTATCTGCACAGGAATATAAGCTATGGTATGACCGTCCCGCACAGGTATGGACCGAAGCTTTACCCTTGGGAAACGGGCGTCTGGGGGCAATGGTATATGGAACGCCGGGAACAGAACAAATACAACTAAACGAAGAAACCATTTGGGCAGGACGCCCCAACAACAACGCAAACCCGAACGCACTGGAGTATATTCCGAAGGTACGTGAACTTGTTTTTGCCGGAAAATATCTGGAAGCACAAACGCTCGCTACGGAGAAAGTGATGGCAAAAACAAATTCGGGAATGCCTTATCAGAGTTTCGGCGACCTGAGAATTGCTTTCCCCGGACATACCCGCTATTCCGATTATTATCGGGACCTGAGTCTGGACTCGGCACGTGCCATCGTCCGTTATGAAGTAGACGGAGTGCAATATCAACGTGAAACGATCACCTCATTTACCGATCAGGTAGTTATGGTACGACTGACCGCCAACCGTCCGGGACAAATTACCTTCAACGCACAGCTCACCTCCCCTCATCAGGATGTAATGATTCACTCTGAAGAAGGGAACTGTGTGACCCTTTCAGGGGTGTCTTCCTTGCATGAAGGACTGAAGGGAAAAGTAGAATTTCAGGGAAGGCTGACCGCCCGCAACCAAGGAGGAAAAATAGCTTGTACCGATGGCGTCCTCTCTGTAGAAGGAGCTGACGAAGCCACAATCTATGTGTCTATAGCCACTAACTTCAATAATTATCTGGACATCACAGGCAATCAGACAGAACGTGCAAAGAGCTATTTGTCCGAAGCGCTGGTTCGTCCATTCGCAGAAGCCAAAAAGAATCACGTAGAATTTTATCGTCGATATCTGACCAGAGTATCTCTGGATTTAGGGGAAGACCAATATAAAAATGTGACAACCGACAAACGTGTAGAGAATTTTAAGGACACACATGATGCGCATCTGGTTGCCACTTACTTCCAGTTCGGCCGTTATCTGTTAATCTGCTCGTCACAACCGGGCGGGCAACCCGCTAACTTGCAGGGTATCTGGAATGATAAACTTTTCCCTTCCTGGGATAGCAAATATACCTGTAATATCAATCTGGAAATGAATTACTGGCCATCGGAAGTGACTAATTTAAGTGACTTGAACGAACCACTTTTCCGGCTGATAAAAGAAGTGAGCGAAAGCGGAAAGGAAACGGCAAAAATCATGTATGGAGCCAACGGATGGGTATTGCATCATAACACGGATATATGGCGTATCACAGGAGCACTGGACAAAGCCCCTTCGGGTATGTGGCCGAGCGGCGGTGCATGGTTATGCCGTCATCTATGGGAACGATATCTGTACACCGGAGACACAGAGTTCCTGCGTTCCGTTTATCCGATATTGAAAGAATCCGGACTGTTCTTTGACGAGATTATGGTGAAAGAACCTGTACACAACTGGTTGGTAGTCTGCCCAAGCAACTCACCCGAAAATGTACATTCCGGCAGCGACGGCAAGGCAACTACAGCCGCCGGATGCACGATGGACAATCAGTTGATATTCGACCTTTGGACAGCTATTATTTCAGCTTCCCGAATTTTGGATACGGACAAAGAATTTGCCGCTCATCTGGAACAACGCCTCAAAGAAATGGCTCCTATGCAAGTAGGACATTGGGGACAATTGCAGGAATGGATGTTCGACTGGGATGATCCGAACGATGTACACCGCCATGTATCCCATCTATATGGATTATTCCCCAGCAACCAGATTTCTCCTTACCGCACTCCGGAACTATTTGACGCTGCACGCACTTCTCTGATTCACCGTGGAGATCCGTCCACCGGATGGAGCATGGGATGGAAGGTTTGCCTGTGGGCACGCCTCCTTGATGGTGACCATGCCTACAAACTGATAACCGACCAATTGACTCTGGTACGTAACGAAAAGAAAAAAGGAGGTACCTACCCTAACCTGTTCGATGCTCACCCGCCTTTCCAGATCGACGGAAACTTCGGTTGTGCTGCAGGTATAGTCGAAATGCTGATGCAAAGTTACGATGGCTTTATTTACCTGCTTCCGGCACTTCCGACTCTCTGGAAGGACGGTTCTGTCACAGGTATCATCGCCCGTGGAGGTTTCGAACTTGATTTAAACTGGAAGAATGGAAAAGTAAATCGCCTGGTCGTGAAATCTCATAAAGGTGGTAACTGCCGTCTGCGTTCACTCAACCCGCTGAACGGAAAGGGCTTGAAACGTGCCAAAGGAGAGAACCCGAACCCTCTCTATGCAGTCCCCACGATTCCCCAGCCATTGGTGAATGAAAAAGCCAGCCTAAATAAAGTGGAAATTGCAAAGACTTACTTGTATGACCTGCCTACCAAAGCAGGGCAAGAATATATATTGATTGGAAAATAATAACTCTACCTATATGAACAGAAACTTGTTAAAACTGATTGTTGCTTGCGGAGCTGCTTGCTTCATCGCCTGCACAGCACCTCAAAAAGCAGAAACAGAAAAATGGAGCGAACGTATGGCACGCTCTGAGATGAAACGTTTTCCCGAACCCTGGATGATTGAAAAAGCAAAAGTACCCCGTTGGGGATATACCCACGGACTTGTTGTAAAGTCTATGCTGGAAGAATGGAAACATACCGGAGACAGCACTTACTATGAATATGCCAAAATCTACGCAGACAGTCTGATCGATACGGACGGCCATATCAAAACGATGAAATATCTTTCATTCAACATTGATAACGTCAATGGCGGCAAGATTCTTTTTGATCTTTATGCACAATCAGGAGATGAACGCTATAAAATAGCTATGGATACCCTACGTAAACAGATGGCAGAACAACCCCGCACAAGTGAAGGAGGATTCTGGCATAAGCTAAGATATCCCCATCAGATGTGGCTGGATGGCATCTTCATGGCTTCTCCTTACTTGGTACAGTACGGCAGTACTTTCCAGGAACCGGCACTATACGATGAAGCTGTGAAACAGATTCTTCTGATAGCACGCAAAACTTACGACCCCACCACAGGACTTTACTATCACGGATGGGA
This sequence is a window from Bacteroides thetaiotaomicron VPI-5482. Protein-coding genes within it:
- a CDS encoding glycoside hydrolase family 95 protein, which translates into the protein MNKKRLIGYLFVMVSAGCIHAQEKKVSAQEYKLWYDRPAQVWTEALPLGNGRLGAMVYGTPGTEQIQLNEETIWAGRPNNNANPNALEYIPKVRELVFAGKYLEAQTLATEKVMAKTNSGMPYQSFGDLRIAFPGHTRYSDYYRDLSLDSARAIVRYEVDGVQYQRETITSFTDQVVMVRLTANRPGQITFNAQLTSPHQDVMIHSEEGNCVTLSGVSSLHEGLKGKVEFQGRLTARNQGGKIACTDGVLSVEGADEATIYVSIATNFNNYLDITGNQTERAKSYLSEALVRPFAEAKKNHVEFYRRYLTRVSLDLGEDQYKNVTTDKRVENFKDTHDAHLVATYFQFGRYLLICSSQPGGQPANLQGIWNDKLFPSWDSKYTCNINLEMNYWPSEVTNLSDLNEPLFRLIKEVSESGKETAKIMYGANGWVLHHNTDIWRITGALDKAPSGMWPSGGAWLCRHLWERYLYTGDTEFLRSVYPILKESGLFFDEIMVKEPVHNWLVVCPSNSPENVHSGSDGKATTAAGCTMDNQLIFDLWTAIISASRILDTDKEFAAHLEQRLKEMAPMQVGHWGQLQEWMFDWDDPNDVHRHVSHLYGLFPSNQISPYRTPELFDAARTSLIHRGDPSTGWSMGWKVCLWARLLDGDHAYKLITDQLTLVRNEKKKGGTYPNLFDAHPPFQIDGNFGCAAGIVEMLMQSYDGFIYLLPALPTLWKDGSVTGIIARGGFELDLNWKNGKVNRLVVKSHKGGNCRLRSLNPLNGKGLKRAKGENPNPLYAVPTIPQPLVNEKASLNKVEIAKTYLYDLPTKAGQEYILIGK
- a CDS encoding quinone-dependent dihydroorotate dehydrogenase; protein product: MYNLIVRPLLFLIDPEKVHRMLLNWLRIYRYLLPVRACVRGHYQVDEPFSYGSLRFKNRIGLSAGFDKNAETFDELADFGFGFLEVGTVTPDYQPGNPSSRIFRLVEDESLISRTGFNNCGVDVALAHIRRHRKHSYILGVNINKNPLSVGEQIIKDFELVFTRLYESVDYFTLNWGSIDKESFAKVLENFTTFREAVNKRCSIFIKLPADIDEKELDLVISLAYKYSIEGFIATGPTMDRSELHQTKTKQLEKIGNGGVSGRGIGKKSQKVVHYLSEHTDRHFLIIGAGGIMTAEDAADMISQGADMVQIYSAFIYSGPSVVHKIGKKLKH
- a CDS encoding glycoside hydrolase family 88/105 protein — encoded protein: MNRNLLKLIVACGAACFIACTAPQKAETEKWSERMARSEMKRFPEPWMIEKAKVPRWGYTHGLVVKSMLEEWKHTGDSTYYEYAKIYADSLIDTDGHIKTMKYLSFNIDNVNGGKILFDLYAQSGDERYKIAMDTLRKQMAEQPRTSEGGFWHKLRYPHQMWLDGIFMASPYLVQYGSTFQEPALYDEAVKQILLIARKTYDPTTGLYYHGWDESREQKWANPETGCSPNFWSRSIGWYGAALVDVLDYLPQETTGRDSVMQILQGLAKTLMKYQDPQSGTWYQVTDQGAREGNYLESSATALFIYTLAKAVNKGYISKDYIEPTRKAFDGMVKTFTRLEEDGSYTITNCCAVAGLGGDSKRYRDGSFEYYISEPVIENDPKSVGSFILAAIEYEKMTDK